A single Rhodothermales bacterium DNA region contains:
- a CDS encoding LacI family DNA-binding transcriptional regulator, whose protein sequence is MSLMQHGKQKATIYNVAERAGVAISTVSRVLNNSSDVSDLTRARV, encoded by the coding sequence CCCTGATGCAGCACGGCAAACAGAAAGCGACCATCTACAATGTGGCGGAGCGGGCCGGCGTGGCCATTTCGACCGTCTCCCGCGTACTGAATAACTCCTCGGATGTATCGGACCTGACGCGCGCGCGCGT